The following proteins are co-located in the Citrobacter freundii ATCC 8090 = MTCC 1658 = NBRC 12681 genome:
- a CDS encoding SinI family autotransporter-associated protein has product MQLVLKRRLTKVALALAVAGYCAVPAVAANGNLKAGQWQSATESTGTIQGTIPWITRAADKTAETDKAHVTVTIDRGSRTVATEGDRQFHAGDKVKVNWAIGDTEGDLDADNTATKATVQWMSYSDQNGGDAQEIGTKGSDTYEIQAADADRYIGIKITPTTTTGDPNVATELLLNDLSTNAGGGSDDDDIPEGPVVDENVHVVIYEAGTTTNLLGTSTKLKTNTTYKVLLWKDKNASRSYDAGEEVTSDYNYRWKFTGNSLQLGTVGGIVNATYNNSDLVIPLTNAEAKAAFDYADGVTLGNDGVQGYGLSIDYQRK; this is encoded by the coding sequence ATGCAATTAGTATTAAAACGGCGGCTGACGAAGGTCGCACTGGCGTTGGCTGTGGCAGGGTATTGTGCTGTGCCTGCAGTCGCGGCTAATGGGAATCTGAAAGCCGGTCAGTGGCAAAGCGCGACAGAAAGTACCGGTACTATTCAAGGGACTATCCCGTGGATTACACGGGCTGCAGATAAAACGGCGGAAACGGATAAAGCACATGTCACGGTGACGATTGACCGTGGTAGTCGAACCGTGGCAACTGAAGGTGACCGGCAGTTTCACGCTGGCGACAAAGTGAAGGTCAACTGGGCTATCGGCGATACGGAAGGTGACCTGGATGCGGATAACACGGCGACCAAAGCGACTGTGCAGTGGATGAGCTATAGCGATCAGAATGGCGGCGATGCACAAGAGATAGGTACAAAAGGCAGCGACACCTATGAAATTCAGGCTGCGGATGCCGATCGCTACATCGGTATTAAAATTACGCCTACCACAACTACCGGCGATCCGAATGTTGCCACAGAATTGCTGCTAAACGATCTGTCGACCAACGCTGGCGGTGGTTCTGACGATGATGACATTCCGGAAGGTCCGGTGGTCGATGAAAATGTCCACGTCGTCATCTACGAGGCGGGTACAACAACCAATCTGTTGGGCACGAGCACCAAACTTAAAACCAACACCACCTATAAAGTGCTGCTGTGGAAAGATAAAAACGCCAGTCGCTCTTACGATGCAGGTGAAGAAGTTACCAGTGATTACAACTACCGCTGGAAATTCACCGGTAACAGTCTGCAGTTGGGTACTGTGGGTGGGATTGTCAACGCTACCTACAACAATAGCGATCTGGTTATTCCGCTTACCAACGCCGAAGCGAAGGCTGCCTTCGATTATGCCGATGGCGTTACCCTCGGCAACGATGGCGTCCAGGGATATGGCTTGTCTATCGACTACCAACGTAAATAA
- the sinH gene encoding intimin-like inverse autotransporter SinH: MARRARFVILLVLFVSGAVIAGDNIVAPAATNNISESTLPDLGSESVLKEQHNNEDQSIKEKGVDYFINSATQGFENLTPDALKSQAQSYLQNQITSSTQSYIEGLMSPYGKVRTSLSVGEGGDLDGSSLDYFVPLYDNQYTLIFTQISAQRKEDRTIGNIGFGLRQNVGDWLLGGNAFYDYDFSRGHRRLGLGTEAWTDYLKLSGNYYHPLSDWKESEDFEFYEERPARGWDIRAESWLSFYPQIGGKLVYEQYYGDEVALFGTDNLQKNPHAVTVGLNYMPVPMVTLGADYKAGTGDNADLSINATVTYQLGTPLAAQLDPENVKIQRSLMGSRTDFVERNNFIVLEYREKDPLDVALWLKADATNVHPECVIEDTPESAVGLEKCKWTINALVSHHYKIISASWQAKNNANRTLVMPVVKADALTEGNNNRWNLVLPAWVNADTEAQRTELNTWKVRMTLEDEKGNKQNSGAVEITVQQDRKIELIVDNVADADRTDHSHEASALADGVDGVVMDLVLTDSFGDTTDRNGKVLVDEAMAPELYDSNDKKVSLSSTACTAELPCVFIASRDKKAGTVTLSSTLPGTFRWKAKEDAYGDSNYVDVTFTGDAFDALNALIYQMKTSSPVNLSGKQDRHPVVNNTYRFVLWRDANKDGVFQMSEQLAEDEMALYDYQWEFTGQSVTGNTGAQANTRNEDLVLPATNREAAQKFAAHEQDGIQGYGIRVVYSQK; this comes from the coding sequence ATGGCCCGAAGGGCGCGCTTTGTTATCTTGCTTGTTCTATTCGTTTCTGGCGCAGTTATTGCCGGGGACAATATTGTTGCGCCTGCAGCAACCAATAACATAAGTGAGTCTACGTTGCCCGATCTCGGCAGTGAGTCGGTACTAAAAGAACAGCATAATAACGAAGATCAATCCATTAAAGAGAAAGGTGTCGACTATTTTATTAACTCTGCGACACAAGGCTTTGAAAACCTGACGCCTGACGCGTTGAAATCACAGGCGCAAAGCTATTTGCAAAATCAAATTACCTCCTCCACGCAATCGTATATAGAAGGGTTAATGTCACCGTACGGAAAAGTACGGACCAGTTTATCTGTTGGCGAAGGGGGCGATCTTGATGGTAGCTCTCTCGACTATTTTGTTCCCTTATACGACAACCAATATACATTGATTTTTACCCAAATCTCCGCGCAGCGTAAAGAGGACCGGACCATTGGAAATATCGGTTTTGGCTTGCGTCAAAATGTGGGGGATTGGTTACTCGGCGGCAACGCTTTTTATGACTACGATTTTAGCCGTGGGCACCGTCGCTTAGGTTTGGGCACTGAGGCATGGACAGATTATCTGAAGCTCTCTGGCAACTATTACCATCCACTTTCTGACTGGAAAGAGTCTGAGGATTTCGAGTTTTATGAAGAGCGCCCTGCCCGGGGATGGGATATTCGGGCTGAAAGCTGGCTGTCATTTTATCCACAGATCGGTGGGAAATTAGTCTACGAGCAGTACTATGGCGATGAAGTGGCATTATTTGGTACCGACAATTTACAAAAAAATCCCCATGCGGTAACCGTTGGTCTCAATTACATGCCTGTGCCGATGGTCACGTTAGGTGCAGATTACAAAGCCGGTACCGGAGATAATGCCGACCTTAGCATCAACGCAACCGTCACTTATCAGTTAGGTACGCCCCTGGCGGCTCAGCTTGATCCGGAAAACGTAAAAATTCAGCGCTCTTTAATGGGCAGTCGTACCGATTTTGTCGAGCGTAATAATTTTATCGTTCTTGAATACCGTGAAAAGGATCCCCTTGATGTTGCATTATGGCTCAAAGCCGATGCGACCAATGTCCATCCTGAATGCGTAATTGAAGACACGCCTGAGTCTGCGGTGGGACTGGAGAAATGTAAGTGGACGATCAATGCGCTTGTCTCTCATCACTACAAAATCATCTCCGCCTCCTGGCAGGCAAAAAATAATGCCAATCGCACATTAGTGATGCCAGTGGTAAAAGCTGATGCCCTCACTGAAGGGAATAATAATCGCTGGAATCTGGTCCTCCCTGCGTGGGTCAACGCGGATACAGAAGCACAGCGTACAGAGTTAAATACCTGGAAAGTGCGCATGACCCTGGAAGATGAAAAGGGGAATAAGCAAAACTCGGGTGCTGTGGAAATTACCGTCCAGCAGGATCGTAAAATCGAATTGATTGTCGATAACGTCGCTGACGCCGATCGTACCGATCATAGCCATGAGGCCAGCGCTTTGGCGGATGGCGTCGATGGTGTTGTGATGGACCTGGTGCTGACCGATTCATTTGGGGATACGACCGATCGTAACGGTAAAGTGCTGGTGGATGAGGCTATGGCGCCTGAACTCTATGACAGCAATGACAAAAAGGTGTCGCTTTCTTCCACCGCTTGTACCGCCGAATTGCCCTGCGTCTTCATTGCCAGCCGTGACAAAAAGGCGGGAACCGTCACGCTCTCCAGTACGCTTCCTGGTACGTTTCGCTGGAAAGCGAAGGAAGACGCCTACGGCGACAGTAACTATGTTGACGTGACGTTTACCGGTGATGCGTTTGATGCGTTGAATGCGCTCATTTATCAAATGAAAACATCTTCTCCCGTTAATTTGAGCGGCAAACAAGATAGGCATCCTGTCGTTAATAATACCTATCGATTTGTACTGTGGCGTGATGCCAATAAAGACGGCGTTTTCCAGATGTCAGAACAACTGGCAGAAGATGAAATGGCGCTTTATGACTATCAATGGGAATTTACCGGGCAAAGCGTGACGGGAAATACCGGAGCACAAGCCAATACCCGCAATGAAGATCTGGTGTTGCCAGCAACAAATAGAGAGGCTGCGCAAAAATTCGCTGCTCATGAGCAGGATGGTATTCAGGGCTATGGCATACGCGTGGTGTATAGCCAGAAATAG
- a CDS encoding zinc ribbon domain-containing protein, giving the protein MSITCPDCHAELEPQNGVAHCEHCHKDIQLEARCPECHLPLQVLKACGAVDYFCQNGHGLISKKRVEYNVII; this is encoded by the coding sequence ATGTCGATTACCTGCCCGGATTGTCATGCAGAGCTGGAGCCGCAAAATGGTGTGGCGCACTGCGAGCATTGTCACAAAGATATTCAACTGGAAGCGCGTTGTCCGGAATGCCATCTGCCACTGCAAGTATTAAAAGCCTGCGGAGCGGTGGATTATTTCTGTCAGAACGGCCATGGCCTTATTTCGAAGAAACGCGTGGAATATAATGTCATAATATAA
- a CDS encoding Gfo/Idh/MocA family oxidoreductase encodes MLLGFVGLGAVVETAYLPALRSLFGDSLRCVGFDVQPTKQPAGVTRCTSLEELLTQPLDTLFITTASLHHLEVLEQALASPIARIVVEKPIVATLSQIEKLKMLLAQPGAADRVLALDHWMARIETVKRGLVSTFAEIVKIEGFLQEPSGFNAAGEPIALNFATGEPDTRELRHPDGVILDIGTHVLAMLRETVRYLGGNNEMVLRLVSAKDRLGRDIPQSDLTTAEGEAHLQGQISGIPLDIWLNKYAGPAGGQKGLRLYLHDGRIISHDRRGTEDVLEVIDGEVVQRWSITGTIYAHCLAEQILGAQSLFERCPQEVSQTTLRRLEEVECLLTLQQQLRGPH; translated from the coding sequence ATGCTGTTAGGGTTTGTTGGGCTGGGCGCAGTCGTTGAAACGGCATACTTGCCCGCATTACGTAGCCTCTTCGGTGATTCATTACGCTGTGTGGGGTTTGATGTTCAACCCACAAAACAGCCAGCAGGCGTGACGCGTTGTACGTCGCTCGAAGAGCTGCTTACTCAGCCTCTTGATACCCTGTTCATCACGACCGCATCCTTGCATCACCTTGAGGTGCTTGAACAGGCCCTGGCCTCTCCCATCGCACGTATCGTGGTTGAAAAACCTATTGTCGCCACGCTCTCCCAAATTGAAAAACTGAAAATGCTGCTGGCTCAACCAGGAGCCGCCGATCGTGTACTGGCACTCGACCACTGGATGGCGCGCATCGAAACGGTGAAACGAGGGTTGGTCAGCACTTTTGCCGAGATTGTGAAAATCGAAGGTTTTTTGCAGGAGCCAAGTGGATTTAACGCTGCAGGGGAGCCGATAGCGCTTAACTTTGCCACCGGTGAACCGGACACGCGTGAACTTCGCCACCCGGATGGCGTGATTCTGGATATCGGTACGCACGTGTTAGCAATGCTGCGGGAAACGGTACGGTATCTGGGAGGGAATAATGAGATGGTGCTGCGGTTAGTGAGTGCTAAAGACCGTCTGGGACGTGATATCCCCCAGAGTGACCTGACCACGGCAGAAGGCGAGGCGCATCTTCAGGGGCAGATTAGCGGCATTCCACTGGATATCTGGCTCAACAAATATGCAGGGCCAGCTGGTGGGCAAAAAGGTCTGCGGCTTTATCTGCATGACGGACGTATTATCAGCCATGACCGACGCGGTACAGAAGATGTACTGGAAGTGATTGACGGCGAGGTGGTACAACGCTGGAGCATTACTGGTACGATTTACGCCCATTGTCTCGCTGAGCAAATTCTGGGAGCGCAAAGTTTGTTTGAACGTTGTCCGCAGGAGGTGAGCCAAACGACACTGCGCAGGCTGGAAGAAGTGGAGTGCCTGTTAACATTGCAGCAGCAGTTACGTGGGCCACATTAA
- a CDS encoding peptide MFS transporter, whose amino-acid sequence MQSSVNQKESRTFFGHPYPLGSLFFTEMWERFSFYGIRPLLILFMAATVYDGGMGLARENASAIVGIFAGTMYLAALPGGWLADNWLGQQKAVWYGSILIALGHLSIALSAIMGDNLFFIGLMFIVLGSGLFKTCISVMVGTLYKKGDARRDGGFSLFYMGINLGSFIAPLISGWLIKTHGWHWGFGIGGIGMLVALLIFRIFAVPAMKRYDSEVGLDSTWNSPVVKRNGVGAWLLALAVGVAIVVTLIAQGVIVINPVAVASMLVYVIAASVALYFIYLFVFAGLNRKERARLLVCFILLVSAAFFWSAFEQKPTSFNLFANDYTNRMIGDFEIPAVWFQSINALFIILLAPVFSWAWPKLASMNIRPSSITKFVIGILCAAAGFGVMMLAAQDVLANGGAGVSPFWLVGSILMLTLGELCLSPIGLATMTLLAPERMRGQMMGLWFCASALGNLAAGLIGGHVKADQLDMLPDLFARCSIALLICAAVLIVLIVPIRRMLENTQTKPATSA is encoded by the coding sequence ATGCAATCCTCTGTTAATCAAAAAGAAAGCCGAACTTTCTTCGGTCATCCTTATCCGCTCGGCTCATTGTTCTTTACTGAGATGTGGGAGCGTTTTTCGTTTTATGGCATTCGTCCGTTACTGATCCTGTTTATGGCGGCTACCGTTTATGACGGCGGCATGGGACTGGCGCGTGAAAATGCCTCGGCGATTGTCGGTATCTTTGCCGGTACCATGTATCTTGCTGCGCTGCCAGGTGGCTGGCTGGCGGATAACTGGCTTGGTCAACAAAAAGCGGTATGGTATGGCTCCATCCTGATAGCACTTGGTCACCTGTCGATTGCACTCTCGGCCATCATGGGTGACAACCTGTTTTTTATTGGCCTGATGTTCATTGTGCTCGGTTCTGGCCTGTTCAAAACCTGTATCTCGGTGATGGTGGGTACGCTGTATAAAAAAGGCGATGCGCGCCGTGACGGCGGTTTCTCGCTGTTCTACATGGGTATCAACCTGGGTTCCTTCATCGCGCCATTGATCTCCGGCTGGCTGATTAAAACTCACGGCTGGCACTGGGGTTTTGGTATCGGTGGTATCGGAATGTTGGTGGCATTGCTCATCTTCCGTATCTTTGCCGTTCCGGCGATGAAACGCTACGATAGCGAAGTGGGCCTGGACTCGACCTGGAACAGCCCGGTTGTGAAACGTAATGGTGTGGGCGCGTGGCTGCTGGCGCTGGCAGTTGGTGTAGCAATTGTTGTTACCCTGATTGCGCAGGGAGTGATTGTGATTAACCCGGTCGCGGTTGCCAGCATGCTGGTGTACGTGATTGCCGCGTCAGTTGCGCTTTACTTTATCTATCTGTTCGTCTTTGCGGGGCTGAACCGTAAAGAACGTGCCAGGCTGCTGGTTTGCTTTATCCTGCTGGTTTCCGCTGCGTTCTTCTGGTCTGCCTTTGAGCAGAAACCTACCTCGTTCAACCTGTTCGCCAACGACTACACTAACCGTATGATCGGCGATTTTGAAATCCCGGCAGTATGGTTCCAGTCGATTAACGCTTTGTTCATCATTCTGCTGGCCCCGGTATTCAGCTGGGCGTGGCCAAAACTGGCGAGCATGAATATTCGCCCAAGCAGTATCACCAAGTTTGTCATCGGCATTCTCTGCGCAGCGGCGGGCTTTGGCGTGATGATGCTCGCGGCGCAAGACGTGCTGGCAAATGGCGGCGCGGGTGTTTCTCCATTCTGGCTGGTAGGCAGTATCCTGATGCTTACGCTCGGCGAGCTGTGTCTGAGCCCAATTGGTCTGGCGACCATGACGCTGTTGGCACCGGAAAGAATGCGTGGACAGATGATGGGTCTGTGGTTCTGCGCCAGTGCGCTGGGTAACCTGGCCGCGGGTCTGATTGGTGGTCATGTGAAGGCCGACCAGCTTGATATGCTGCCAGATCTCTTTGCGCGCTGCTCGATTGCGCTGCTTATCTGCGCCGCGGTACTGATCGTTCTCATTGTTCCGATTCGTCGCATGCTGGAGAATACACAGACTAAACCGGCAACTAGCGCCTGA